A genomic window from Elaeis guineensis isolate ETL-2024a chromosome 3, EG11, whole genome shotgun sequence includes:
- the LOC109505611 gene encoding uncharacterized protein, with amino-acid sequence MGNCMEPCSPRLEEGEVKARGVEEGEGGVGVGVGKEGGFKVKILLTRGELEWLMLQMEKGEKRLEDVLMEMGRERKGEGAGKAQGWKPSLESITEVPEVQSFDAGE; translated from the coding sequence ATGGGCAACTGCATGGAGCCCTGTTCGCCAAGGCTAGAGGAGGGAGAGGTGAAAGCAAGAGGAGTAGAAGAAGGTGAAGGTGGCGTTGGCGTTGGCGTTGGAAAGGAGGGTGGCTTCAAGGTTAAGATCTTGCTGACAAGAGGGGAGCTTGAATGGTTGATGCTTCAGATGGAGAAAGGGGAGAAAAGGCTGGAGGACGTGTTGATGGAGATGGGTagggagaggaagggagaggGAGCTGGGAAAGCCCAAGGTTGGAAACCCTCTTTGGAGAGCATAACCGAGGTTCCGGAGGTCCAGAGTTTTGATGCGGGCGAATGA